The Ornithodoros turicata isolate Travis chromosome 9, ASM3712646v1, whole genome shotgun sequence genome includes a region encoding these proteins:
- the LOC135368775 gene encoding SNW domain-containing protein 1-like, protein MASLKTLLPAPTQSVFDREDEDRARKYAPSSLQLASTSRTVPAYGKRKGWVPRGVDDFGDGGAFPEIPVAQYPLDMGKKKEKTNSNALPVQLDAQGKIKYDVIVRQGQSKDKVVYHRFQDLLPKEITNDDDPSLQKPDEEEVEKTTEETRFALEKLTHSKISAAMPVRAAEKLAPAQYIRYTPSQQGMAFNSGAKQRIIRMVEVQKDPMEPPRFKINKKIPRGPPSPPAPVMHSPTRKVTVKEQQEWRIPPCISNWKNAKGYTIPLDKRLAADGRGLQQVHINENFAKLAEALYIADRKAREAVEMRAQLEKKLAQKEKEKKEEHLRQLAQRAREERAGIRTQAPANDEEAHERDQIRYERHKDRQRERNIARAAPEKRSKLEKQRERDISEQIALGMPGARTSEVQFDQRLFNQSKGIGSGFGHDDVYDVYDKPWRSTQQSVYRPRNQDKDVYGEDLDKLVKTSRFVPDKEFSGTDRSSKRDGPVQFERVEEEDPFGLDKFLTEAKKASKRPSDDQDHHRGKSKHRKE, encoded by the coding sequence ATGGCGTCGCTAAAGACGCTATTACCTGCTCCCACGCAGTCTGTTTTTGACAGAGAAGATGAAGACAGAGCTAGAAAATATGCACCTTCATCGCTGCAGCTGGCATCAACGTCAAGAACAGTACCGGCGTACGGAAAGCGTAAAGGCTGGGTGCCCCGAGGTGTTGATGACTTTGGTGATGGAGGCGCCTTCCCAGAGATTCCCGTTGCACAGTACCCTCTGGATATGggcaagaaaaaagagaaaacaaattCCAACGCGCTTCCAGTTCAGCTAGACGCTCAGGGAAAAATCAAGTATGACGTTATAGTCCGACAGGGTCAGTCCAAAGATAAGGTGGTCTACCATCGGTTCCAAGACCTGCTGCCAAAAGAGATCACAAATGACGATGATCCGTCGTTGCAAAAGCCTGACGAAGAAGAGGTGGAGAAAACCACGGAAGAAACCCGTTTTGCACTGGAAAAGCTAACGCATTCTAAAATATCGGCAGCTATGCCTGTTAGAGCTGCTGAAAAGTTAGCGCCAGCACAGTACATCCGGTACACGCCGTCGCAACAAGGCATGGCCTTCAACTCTGGGGCAAAGCAGAGAATCATTCGAATGGTCGAAGTACAGAAAGACCCGATGGAACCACCACGCTTTAAGATCAACAAAAAGATCCCCCGAGGGCCTCCCTCACCACCAGCTCCAGTTATGCACTCTCCAACACGAAAGGTGACCGTAAAAGAACAGCAAGAGTGGCGTATTCCTCCGTGCATCTCAAACTGGAAGAACGCGAAAGGTTACACGATCCCGCTGGACAAGCGCCTGGCTGCCGACGGTCGTGGCCTGCAGCAGGTTCACATCAACGAGAACTTTGCAAAGCTGGCGGAAGCACTGTACATAGCCGATCGTAAGGCCCGTGAAGCTGTGGAAATGCGAGCCCAGCTTGAAAAGAAGCTGGCGCAGAAGGAGAAAGAGAAGAAGGAAGAGCACCTGCGCCAGCTCGCCCAACGAGCCAGAGAAGAGCGGGCGGGCATCAGGACTCAGGCACCGGCAAATGACGAAGAGGCGCACGAGAGGGACCAGATCCGCTACGAAAGACACAAGGACCGACAGAGAGAACGCAACATTGCAAGGGCCGCGCCGGAAAAGCGAAGCAAGCTCGAAAAGCAGCGTGAACGTGACATCAGCGAACAGATTGCCTTGGGAATGCCAGGTGCACGCACAAGCGAAGTCCAGTTCGACCAGCGTCTCTTCAATCAGAGTAAAGGGATTGGAAGTGGCTTCGGACACGACGATGTGTACGACGTCTACGACAAGCCGTGGCGATCCACTCAGCAGTCCGTGTACCGCCCCCGTAACCAGGACAAGGACGTCTACGGGGAAGACCTCGACAAGTTGGTCAAGACGTCTCGCTTTGTTCCTGATAAAGAGTTTTCCGGAACGGACCGTTCATCAAAGAGGGACGGCCCTGTGCAGTTTGAGAGGGTGGAAGAAGAAGATCCATTCGGCTTGGACAAGTTCTTGACGGAGGCCAAAAAAGCCAGCAAACGGCCGTCGGATGATCAGGACCATCATCGGGGCAAGAGCAAGCACCGGAAGGAATAA